A region from the Salminus brasiliensis chromosome 22, fSalBra1.hap2, whole genome shotgun sequence genome encodes:
- the adoa gene encoding 2-aminoethanethiol (cysteamine) dioxygenase a: MPRNGKSSLIQQIANKANATFKNCSLADSKAFSAQRSELSALLGELRAADLNISPPKRSSRSGSSSGSGSGSGSSSGSSSSAPVTYMHICETDAFSMGVFLLRSGASIPLHDHPGMNGMLKVLYGKLRIRCFDKLERPQNAPEAGEGGPSQSQLQSQSPSQQAPVWHSVLRSTSEFTDHSGPCLLTPMRDNLHQIEAVEGPAAFLDILAPPYDPNEGRDCHYYRVIHGGGGEPGRNSKEETLLLEIPQPDDFWCGGEPYPGPQVAL, translated from the coding sequence ATGCCGCGAAACGGCAAGTCATCGCTGATCCAGCAGATAGCTAACAAGGCTAACGCGACTTTTAAAAACTGCTCCCTCGCGGACAGTAAAGCCTTCTCAGCTCAGCGCTCCGAGCTCTCCGCTCTGCTCGGTGAGCTCCGGGCCGCAGACCTCAACATCTCGCCGCCCAAGAGGAGCTCCCGCTCGGGCTCCAGCTCGGGCTCCGGCTCCGGCTCCGGCTCCAGCTCTGGCTCCAGCTCCAGCGCGCCCGTCACCTACATGCACATCTGTGAGACAGACGCCTTCAGTATGGGCGTCTTCCTGCTGAGGAGCGGCGCCTCAATCCCACTGCACGACCACCCGGGCATGAACGGCATGTTAAAGGTGCTCTATGGAAAGCTACGGATCAGGTGCTTCGATAAGCTCGAGAGACCCCAGAATGCACCTGAAGCTGGGGAAGGAGGGCCTTCCCAGTCCCAGTTGCAGTCCCAGTCACCTTCCCAGCAAGCCCCTGTGTGGCACTCTGTGCTCAGATCCACTAGCGAGTTCACGGATCACAGCGGCCCGTGTTTGTTGACCCCTATGAGGGACAACCTGCACCAGATCGAGGCTGTAGAAGGTCCAGCCGCCTTCCTTGACATCTTGGCACCACCTTATGACCCGAACGAGGGGAGGGACTGCCACTACTACAGGGTCATTCACGGTGGTGGGGGGGAACCTGGGCGAAACAGCAAAGAGGAGACGTTGCTGCTGGAGATCCCGCAGCCGGACGACTTCTGGTGTGGGGGAGAGCCTTACCCTGGGCCTCAGGTGGCCCTTTAA